CCGCGGCGGCTACGACGGCAAGGGCGTGTGGGTCATCGGCTCCGCCGAGGACCCGGCCCTGGCGCAACCCTTCCGCGCGGGCGTCCCCGTCCTCGCCGAGGAGAAGGTCGACTTCGTACGGGAACTCGCGGCGAACGTCGTCCGCTCCCCGCACGGCCAGGCGGTCGCGTACCCCGTCGTCGAGTCCCGCCAGGTCGACGGCGTCTGTGACACGGTGATCGCCCCGGCCCCGGACCTCGCCGAGGAGCTGGCACTCCGGGCGGAGGAGCTGGCCCTGCGCATCGCCAAGGAGCTCGGTGTGGTGGGCCACCTGGCCGTCGAGCTCTTCGAGACGGCGGACGGCCGCATCCTGGTCAATGAACTGGCCATGCGCCCGCACAACTCGGGCCACTGGACCCAGGACGGCGCGATCACCTCCCAGTTCGCCAACCACGTCCGCGCGGTCCTCGACCTCCCCCTCGGCGACCCGCGCCCGCGCGCCCGGTGGACGGTCATGGCGAACGTCCTCGGCGGCGACTACCCGGACATGTACTCCGCGTATCTGCACTGCATGGCCCGCGACCCCCAGCTCAAGATCCACATGTACGGCAAGGACGTGAAGCCCGGCCGCAAGGTCGGCCACGTCAACACCTACGGCGACGACCTGGACGACGTCCTCGAGCGTGCCCGCCACGCAGCCGGTTACCTGAGAGGCACCATCACCGAATGAGCCCTGTTGTTGGCATCGTCATGGGGTCGGACTCCGACTGGCCCGTCATGGAAGCCGCCGCCCAGGCCCTCGACGAGTTCGAGATCCCCTACGAGGTGGACGTCGTCTCCGCGCACCGCATGCCGCACGAGATGATCGCGTACGGCGAGCAGGCCGCGGAGCGCGGGCTCAAGGCGATCATCGCGGGGGCCGGGGGTGCCGCCCATCTGCCCGGCATGCTGGCGTCCGTCACGCCGCTGCCCGTCATCGGCGTGCCCGTACCCCTCAAGTACCTCGACGGCATGGACTCGCTGCTGTCCATCGTGCAGATGCCGGCCGGTGTCCCCGTCGCGACCGTCTCCGTCGGCGGCGCGCGCAACGCGGGCCTGCTGGCCGCCCGGATGCTCGCCGCGCACGACGAGGAACTCCTCGGCCGTATGCGGGAGTTCCAGCAGGAGCTGAACGCCCAGGCCACGGAGAAGGGCAAGCGGCTGCGCGCCAAGGCCGAGGGCGCGGCCAACGGCTTCGGCTTCGGGAAGTGACCTCCATGTCCTCCCCTGGCAAGGCCATGCCCTCCCTTGACGAGGCCCGCGCACTGCTCGCCGACTTCCCCGTCGTCGACGGCCACAACGACCTCCCCTGGGCGCTGCGCGAGCAGGTCCGCTACGACCTCGACGCCCGCGACATCGCCACCGACCAGAGCGCCCACCTGCACACCGACCTGGCCCGCCTGCGCGCGGGCGGGGTCGGCGCCCAGTACTGGTCGGTGTACGTCCGCTCGGACCTGCCCGGAGCGGTCACGGCGACGCTGGAACAGATCGACTGCGTACGGCAGTTGATCGACCGTCACCCGTCGTACCTGCGCGCCGCGCTGACCGCCGCCGACATGGAGGCGGCGCGAGCGGAGGGCCGTATCGCCTCGCTCATGGGCGCGGAGGGCGGCCACTCCATCGACAACTCCCTTGCCGTGCTACGGCGGTTGTACGCCCTGGGCGTCCGCTACATGACCCTCACCCACAACGACAACATCGCGTGGGCGGACTCGGCGACCGACGTCCCGGCCGTCGGCGGTCTGTCGGCCTTCGGCCGTGAGGTCGTACGGGAGATGAACCGCGAGGGCATGCTCGTGGACCTCTCACACGTGGCCGCGACGACCATGCGGGACGCGCTCGACACGACCGCCGCGCCGGTGATCTTCTCCCACTCCTCCTCGCGCGCGGTGTGCGACCACCCGCGCAACATCCCGGACGACGTCCTGGAGCGGCTGCCCGCCAACGGGGGAGTGGCGATGGTGACGTTCGTACCGAAGTTCGTCCTCCAGGCGGCGGTCGACTGGACGGCCGCGGCCGACGAGAACATGCGCGCCCACGGCTTCCACCACCTCGACACCACGGCCGGGGGCATGAAGGTCCACCGGGCCTTCGAGGAGGCCAACCCGCGCCCGATCGCCACGGTGGCGACGGTCGCCGACCACCTCGACCACATGCGCGAGGTCGCGGGCGTCGACCACTTGGGCATCGGCGGCGACTACGACGGCACGGCGTTCACGCCGCACGGCCTGGACGACGTCTCCGGCTACCCGAACCTGATCGCCGAGCTGCTGGACCGCGGCTGGTCCCGCGCCGACCTCGCCAAGCTGACCTGGCAGAACGCCGTACGGGTGCTGGGCGCGGCGGAGGACGTGGCCCGTGACCTCCAGGCGCGGCGCGGTCCGTCGAACGCGACGCGGGAGCAACTGGACGGCTGAGACGCGGGAGCAGTTGGACGGCTGACCTGTCCGCCGGTGGGCGGGGCGTACCCCCAAACGCCCCACCCACCAGGAAGGCCCACGGGCTGCGTGCCACGGTGGCGGTACTGCGATCTTCACCGTCCACCCCACGGAGCCTGTCATGGCGGAACTGCAGGACGAACTGCACACCACCACTGAGGTGGGAGAGCTCGACGGGCCCGCTGCCTGGCCCGAGTCCGAGCCGCCGCCCGCCGGCACCGCCGAACCGGAGCTGGAGGGCGGGGCCGGGGCCGACCCGCTGAAGCGGGCCCGCGCCCTGCTCACCGCGCACCCCGTCGCCGACGGCTACAGCGGTCTGCCCTGGGCACTGCGCCATCTGCCCTGGTTCGACCTGGAGCTGGGTGAGCGCGCCGTCGACACCGATGTGCCGCGGCTGCGGGAAGGGCACGTGGGCGTGCTGTTCTGGTCGCTGCACCTGCCCGAGGGCCTGGCCGGGGACCGGGCCGTCGGCGCGACCATGGAGCAGCTCGACCTGGTGAAGACGGTGGTCCATGCGCACCCCGAGGGCCTGCGCATGGCGTACAGCACCACCGGGATCGCCGACGCCCGTAACTGCGGGCGCGTGGCCGTCATGCTCGGCCCCGCCGGAGCGGCCGCGCTCGGCGACTCGCTCGGCATACTGCGCTGTCTGCACACCCTCGGCCTGCGTGTCCTCACGCTGTCGGGCGCCTCCTGGGCGAGCGAGGCGGGCCTGACCCGGTTCGGCGAGGAGATGCTGCGCGAGATGAACCGCGTCGGCATGCTCGCCGACCTCTCCGGCACCTCGGAAGCCACCATCAGCCGCGTCTTCGCGGTCTCCAAGGCCCCGGTCCTCTTCACCCGCTCCGCGGCCTGGGCCCTGCGCCCCCACCCGGCCAACCTCCCCGACGAGGTCCTCGTCGAGCTGGGCGCCGTCAAGGGCCTGTGCCTCGTCCCGCTCACGGCCGAGCAGACGGGCCCGACCGTACGGGACGTCGCCGACCACCTCGACCACATCCGCACCCTCGCGGGCGCGCAGTGCGTCGGCCTCTCGGGGACGTACGACTCCGGAGCCGCCCACCCGCAGGACCTGCCCGACGCCTCCTGCTACCCCCACCTGATCGCCGAGCTCCTCTCCCGTGGATGGACCGAGACCGACCTCGCCCTGCTCACCTGGGGCAACGTCCAACGCATCCTGCGCGGCGCGGACTTCACGGCGCGCTCCCTGCAACAGCGCCGCAAGCCATCACTGGCGAGGATCGCGGACCTGGACGGCTGACCCGTCCTGTCGGGAGCGCTCGATCCGGCAGCAGGCACACAGAGACAGAGCCTCCGGAATCAGCAGGCGCACAGGCAGAAGGGATGCCCCGCCGGGTCCGCGTAAACCCGCCACGAGCGTGAGCGGTCCTCGGTGTCCAGCGGCTTCGCCCCGAGGGCGAGGACGGCCTTCTCCGCCGTGTCCAGGTCGTCGACGGTCAGGTCCAGGTGGAACTGCTGCGAGGCGTCGGGCGCCGGCCACCGCGGCGGTACGTGGTTCGGGGCGGCCTGGAACGCCAGCGGGTGGCCGCCGGGCGTGTCCAGGTCGATCCAGTCGTCCTCCCCGCTGACCGTGCCGCCCAGCACCTCGGCGTAGAACCCGGCGAGGGCACGGGGGTCGGGACAGTCCAGGACGACGACGCCCAGCTTGGCGAGAGCCATGACTTCCTCCTCGAAGCATTACGGCGTTCGGTTACCCATAGAGGCGAGTAACCGGTAACGGTTACTGCATGCTCCCGCATAGGAGGTAACGTCGCAAGCATGAGTGAGAGAGCGCCCGCGCCCGGGGGACTGGCCCTCGTGGAGGCCCTGGTCAACACCGTGGACCTGGAGTCGGGCGCCGACACGCTGGACACGGCCGAGGGGCGCGCCGTGTTCGGCGTCGCGGAGCGGGACGTGGCGGATGTACGAGAACTGCGCGAGTCCCTGCGCGCCGTGTGCCTGGCGCATGCCGGTCACCCGCCGCACCGCGAGGTGACACCCCTGGGCGAGCTGCTGGCGCGCGCGCCCCTGTATGTGGCGGTCGACGCGCGGGACGGCTCGGCGGCCCTCGCCCCGGCCGACGACGGCCCGCTGCTCTCCCGTGTTGCGACGGCCGTGGCGGAGGCCCTCACCGCGGGCACCTGGCTCCGCCTCAAGGCCTGCGAACTGCCCGAATGTCACTGGGCGTACTACGACCGCAGTCCCGCGGGCCGGGGCCGCTGGTGCTCGATGTCGGTGTGCGGGGCACGCGTGAAGATGCGGCGATACCGCGCCAAGTAGGCCTGGGGCAGGCGGAGTCGGGCGGTCGTCGCTCGGCGCGCGGCGATGTGGTGCAGAATGCAACAGACGCCGATCCGGCCGACTGAGCCTCGGCCGGACCGGCGTCACCCTTGTTTTCAGGCGGCCGGGCGGCCCGTCGCCATCAGGCGGTCGGGCGGCTCATGGCCTCGCCCGTATCTTCAGGCGGCCGGGCGGCCCGTCGCTATCAAGCGGTCGGGCGGCCCATCGCGTCACCCGTGTCTTCAGGCGGTCGGGCGCCCCATCGCCCGGTACGTCCACCCGGCCCGCCGCCACGCCTCGGGGTCGAGGGCGTTGCGGCCGTCCAGGATCACCTGAGCCCCGGCCACCTGGCCGAGGACGGCCGGGTCCAGCTCCCGGAACTCGCGCCACTCCGTCAGATGCAGGACGACGTCGGCACCGCGCACGGCCTCCACGGCGGAGCCGGCGTACCCGAGCGTCGGGAAGAGCCGCCGCGCGTTCTCCATGGCCTTCGGGTCGTAGACGGTGACCTGGCCGCCCTGGAGGTGGATCTGCCCGGCGACGTTCAGCGCGGGTGAGTCCCGCACGTCGTCCGAGTCCGGCTTGAAGCTCGCGCCGAGCACGGCGACCCTCTTGCCGAGGAAGGAACCGCCCCAGAGCGCCTCCCGGGCCATCTCCACCATCTGGCCGCGGCGCCGCATGTTGATGGAGTCGATCTCGCGCAGGAAGGTCAGCGCCTGGTCGGCACCCAGCTCACCGGCACGGGCCATGAACGCGCGGATGTCCTTCGGCAGACACCCGCCACCGAACCCGATCCCCGCCCGCAGGAACTTCTTCCCGATCCGCTCGTCGTGCCCTATGGCCTCGGCCAGCTTGGCGACATCGCCGCCGGCGGCCTCGCAGACCTCGGCCATCGCGTTGATGAAGGAGATCTTGGTGGCGAGGAAGGAGTTCGCGGAGGTCTTCACCAGCTCGGCGGTAGGGAAGTCGGTCACCACGAAGGGCGTGCCCTCGGCGACCGGCGTCACGTACACCTCGCGCAGCAGCTTCTCGGCCCGCTCGCTGCGCACGCCCACCACTATCCGGTCGGGGTGCAGGGTGTCCTTCACGGCGAAGCCCTCGCGCAGGAACTCCGGGTTCCAGGCGAGCTCGGCGTCCTCACCCGCGGGCGAGAGCTCCGCGAGCCGGGCGGCGAGGCGCTCCGCCGAGCCGACGGGCACGGTGGACTTGCCGACGACGAGGGCGGGACCGCGCAGATGCGGCGCGAGCGTCTCGAAGGCGGCGTCGACGTACGACATGTCGCACGCGTACTCACCGTGCTTCTGCGGCGTGTTCACACAGACGAAGTGGATGTCGCCGAACGCTCCGACCTCGGCCCAGTCCATGGTGAACCGAAGCCGCCCGGTGGATCCCTCGATCCCGGCGACATGCTTGCGCAGCAGCTCTTCGAGCCCGGGCTCGTACATCGGGACCTCGCCCCGCTGGAGCATCTCGATCTTCTCGGGCACGACGTCCAGGCCCAGCACTTCGAACCCGAGCTCGGCCATGGCCGCGGCGTGCGTGGCGCCGAGATAGCCGGTGCCGATCACGGTGATCTTGAGGGCCATGGGTACTCCAGAGAGTGGACGGGGGCGGTGCGGGCCCGAGCATAGTCGGAGGGGCTGACGGGCAACTTGCCCTCTGTCGCCAAGCTCACGTACCCGTGCCGTGGTCGGCCCTCTAAAATTTGGGTTACTTAACGGTAATTAGCGCCACCTGCGTCCCTTGGAGCGTGAGAGACCTTGGCCGGATCGGCTGATTTCGACCTGTACCGCCCGTCCGAGGAGCACGACATGCTCCGGGACGCGATCCGTTCGCTGGCCGAGGCGAAAATCGCGCCGTACGCCGCAGCGGTCGACGAGGAAGCCCGCTTCCCCCAGGAAGCCCTGGACGCGCTGGTCGCGGGCGACCTGCACGCCGTGCACGTACCGGAGACCTACGGCGGCGCGGGCGCCGACGCCCTGGCGACGGTGATCGTGATCGAGGAGGTCGCGCGGGTCTGCGCCTCGTCCTCCCTCATCCCCGCGGTGAACAAGCTCGGCTCCCTCCCCGTGATCCTCTCCGGCTCGGAGGACCTCAAGAAGAAGTACCTGTCCCCCCTGGCCAAGGGCGACGCGATGTTCTCGTACTGCCTCTCCGAGCCGGACGCGGGCTCGGACGCGGCGGGCATGAAGACGAAGGCGGTCCGCGACGGCGACTTCTACGTCCTGAACGGCGTGAAGCGCTGGATCACCAACGCCGGCGTCTCGGACTACTACACGGTGATGGCGGTCACGGACCCCACGAAGCGCTCGAAGGGCATCAGTGCCTTCGTGGTCGAGAAGTCGGACGAGGGTGTCTCCTTCGGCGCCCCGGAGAAGAAGCTCGGCATCAAGGGCTCCCCGACGCGCGAGGTCTACCTCGACAACGTCCGCATCCCCGCCGACCGCATGATCGGCGAGGAGGGCACCGGCTTCGCGACCGCCATGAAGACCCTGGACCACACCCGCATCACGATCGCGGCCCAGGCCCTCGGCATCGCCCAGGGCGCCCTCGACTACGCCAAGGGCTACGTCCAGGAGCGCAAGCAGTTCGGCAAGCCGATCGCCGACTTCCAGGGCATCCAGTTCATGCTCGCCGACATGGCGATGAAGATAGAGGCGGCCCGCCAGCTGACGTACGCGGCAGCGGCCAAGTCCGAGCGCGGCGACAGCGACCTCACCTTCCAGGGCGCGGCGGCCAAGTGCTTCGCCTCGGACGTCGCGATGGAGGTCACGACGGACGCCGTCCAACTCCTCGGCGGATACGGCTACACCCGCGACTACCCGGTCGAGCGCATGATGCGCGACGCGAAGATCACGCAGATTTATGAAGGCACGAATCAGGTTCAGCGGATCGTCATGGCCCGCAACCTGCCGTAGTCCCCGCTTCGGCGGCAGCAATGAGGAGAGGCACCCGGGACCCGGGTGCCTCTCCTCATTGTCATGGCTGTCACGGGCCGAGTTGTCATGGCAGTCACGGGGACGACCGGACCGTGACTCACCCGCGGCCGGGCTCAGTCGCCCGTCACCGTCACCTTCTCGTCGTTCTTCAGCTCCTCCACCAGCTTCTTCATCTTGGTCTTGTCCCAGAGGAGGTTGCCGCCCGAGGAGCCGGAGATCGGCATGTTCATCGACGTGCCGTCGCCGCCGCTGACGCTCTTCATGGCCCAGAACATGTCGGCGAGGTCGAACAGGCCCATGTCCTTGTCGACGATCAGGGTGTCCAGGCCCGCGCTCATGGTCGGGTAGAGCTTGAAGGGGTTCAGGACCGTGCTCGGCGTCGCGACCTGGTTGGCCAGCGCGGAGAGGAACTTCTGCTGGTTCTTCGTACGGTCCAGGTCGCTGCCCGCGAGCGCGTACCGGGTACGGACGAACGCGAGCGCCTGTTCACCGTTGAGGGTCTGCTTGCCCGCCTCGAAGTCGGCGCCGGACTTGGAGTCCTTCATGCCGCCCTTGGGGATCTCGATCTCCACGCCGCCGACCGAGTCAACGATGTTCGCGAAGCCCGCGAAGCCGATCTCCACGTAGTGGTCGATGTGCAGGCCGGTGTTGTACTCGACCGTGCGGACCAGCAGTTCGGGGCCGTCCTCGGCGTACGCCGCGTTCAGCTTCACGTGCCGGCCGGTGCCCTGGTAGGTCTTGCCGGACTCGGAGCCCACGAACGTCGGTATCTCCACGTCCGAGTCGCGGGGCAGGGATATGAGCGTAGACCCGTTGCCGCCGGTGTGCAGGATCATCATCGAGTCCGTGCGCTTGCCCTCGGAGGAGCCGGTGTGCAGCCTCTTCTTGTCATCGGCGGACATGCCGGCGCGGCTGTCGGAGCCGACGATCAGATAGTTCGTGCCCTCGCCCGCCTCGGGCCGGTCGATGACCTTCGAGAGATCCACGTCACGGTTGAGCTTGGAGTCCGCCCAGAAGTACGTGCCCACGGAGACCACGATCAGCAGCGTGACCAGCGTGATCGTGGTCACCTTGATCCGGCGACGCCAGTTCGGGCGCGGACGGTCCTGATAGTAGGGGTCGGGATCGTTGTCGTTCGGCACGAAGCCGCCGCCGCCGTAGACCTGGCCCGTGTTGTACCCGGAGTCGTACCCGTTGCCGTATCCGTCGTCGTACGTCGGCTGTTGGGGCACGCCGTACGGCGGCGCCCCCGGGCCCGGTGCGGGCGACGTCGGGCCGCGCCGGACCTGCCGCATCACGCGGGCGCTCTCAGGCTGTGCGCCTGCGCTGCCGCGTCCGTAGCGGTTGCCGCGACTGCTGCGGTTTTCGTCGGACCACGCCTCGGGCCAATCATTCATGCGGACCAGTGTGCAGGGCCCCACGGTGTGGCTTACAAGAGAGTAGGGAGATCTGCGTCACGGCTGTTGCAGAGCTGATGCAAAGCGGGTCTTGTGTGCCCCCGGCATAAGGTGGACGCCATGACAGACCAGGCCCTCAACCCGGAATCCGACATTCCGGGTAAGCCGACCTCCGCGTCCCGGACCACCCTCAGCCACATCATGACCCACAACGACACCAACCTTCTGGGAACGGTGCACGGAGGAGTGATCATGAAGCTCGTCGACGACGCGGCGGGCGCGGTGGCCGGCAGGCACTCCGGCGGGCCCGCCGTCACCGCCTCCATGGACGAGATGGCCTTCCTGGAACCCGTCCGCGTAGGCGACCTCGTCCATGTGAAGGCCCAGGTGAACTGGACCGGTCGTACGTCGATGGAGGTCGGTGTCCGCGTCCTGGCCGAGCGTTGGAACGAATCCACGCCACCCCAGCAGGTCGGCTCGGCCTACCTCGTCTTCGCCGCCGTCGACGCCGACGGCAAGCCCCGCCGCGTCCCACCGGTGCTCCCGGAGACCGAGCGCGACAAGCGCCGCTACCAGGAGGCCCAGATCCGCCGCAGCCACCGACTGGCCCGCCGCCGCGCCATCATGGAGCTCCGCGAGAAGCGTGCGGCGGAAGGCCTCGACGACTAGGGAGACGACCAGGGACCGGCCAGGGCGACAACCAGGGATACGACCAGGGATTCGGAGACGCGGGCCTCGCGGTTCGGTGTCCTACGGACACACCACCTGATCCCCCGTCACCACCCCGAACTCCCCCTGATGCTGATCCTCCGCCCGCACCCGCGTGACCTCCTTGAAGTCCGCCCCGACGGTGACCTTCAGCACCGCCCCTTGTTTCTTCACCGCGCGCAGTTCGGCGCCGGGCAGCGCGGCCGCGACGGACTTCGCCGAGCGGTCCCAGCGGGGGTCGTACGAGACGACGGTGCGCCGCACGGTCTGGTCCCGTGCGCTGGTGGGCTGGTGCGTCGTACGGAACCCGGTGGCGGCGAGCGCCTTGTCGACGCGTCTGGCGAGGCCCGCCGTGGTCGTCCCGTTCTCGACCTGGACCCGGATCTGCTGCGGGGCCACGTCGACGCGCACGGCGGGCCTGGGCAGCGGCGTGTGCGCCGCGAGCGGCTTGTCGTCGCGCAGCGCCTGGAAGAGCTTCGCCGACTTGGCCGGGTCCCACTTCAGCGTCGACCCGATGCCCTTCACGGCATATCCCATCTGACCGATCGGCACGGTCGTGAACTCGGACGAACGGGGCGAGAAGCTCCGCATCGCCCGCCCGAGGTCGAGCAGTTCGTCCGTGCCGAACCCCTTGTCCGCGCGGACCGAGCCGAGCACGGCCCGGGTGACGTCGCGGAACTTCATCGGGTTCATCAGCACCCCGGACGAGGTGGCCCGCTCGACCAGCGCCGCCAGGAAGCGCTGCTGGCGCTGCATCCGGCCGAGGTCCGAGGCCCCGTCGATATGCCGGGCCCGTACGTACTGAAGCGCCTCCCCGCCGGCCAGCAGATGCGAGCCCGCCGCCAGATCGAGACCGGTGTTCGAGTCCTTCAGCGGCTTGGCGGTGCAGATCTGTACGCCGCCGAGCACGTCCACCGTCTTCATGAAGCTGGTGAAGTCGACCTCCAGATAGTGGTCGATCTTGACGTGGGTCATGTTCTCGACGGTGCGCACGGTCAGGTTCGGGCCGCCCTCCGCGTATGCCGCGTTGAGTTTGACCGGGTGGGCGCCGTGCCGTTTGCCGGTGGTCGCGTCGGTGTGCCCGGGCGTCTCGGCGTACGAGTCGCGCGGCAGGCTGACGACGCTGGCCCGCTCCCGGTCCTCGGAGATGTGCACGATCATGATCGTGTCGGTGCAGTGACAGGGCGCTCCGCCCAGCCGGTACCTGCGCCGCTCCGCCTCCGCGATCTTGTCCCGGCCGTCGGTGCCGACCAGCAGCAGGTTCATGCCGTGGCCCGCCTCGGGGCGGTTCTTCATGTCCTTGAAGGGGTCGACCCGGGCGATGTCCGCGTCCAGGCTGGTGACCACCGCGTGCCCGATGCCCGCCGAGGCGAGGACCACCACGGAGAGGGTGGTCGTCATCCGCATGGCCCAGCGCGGCTTCTTGCGCCGTACGGGCGGCCGCGCGGGGGGTCTCCGCGAGCGGGACGGCTGCGGGCGTGCGGGTGAGCGGGGCGGCGTGGGCAAGGGGGGCACCTCCGCGGGGCTGGACCGGGGCGGGACGGGGGATGCGGTTCGCGAGGCTGGACGGGGATGCGGTTCGTGAGGCTGGACGGGGATGCGGTTCGTGAGGCTGGACGGGGGATGCGGCGTGGGGATCCGTGAGCACCGTAGGCCCATACGATCTGCGGCCCGGGCCTTAGGCCGGGCGGCGCGCGCCCGTGTCCCCCATTCGCGGTAACGTGACGTCCGATGAGCGAGAAGTCTGACGTGCGGCCCCCCGCTGTTTCTGTGATCATGCCCGTCCTCAACGAGGAGCGGCATCTGCGCGGGGCCGTCCAAGCGATCCTGGCGCAGGACTACGACGGCGAGATGGAGGTGGTGATCGCCGTAGGTCCCTCGTCGGACCGCACGGAGGAGATCGCCGCCGAGCTCGTACGCGAGACTGTGTCCAATCAAAACAAGCGCGTCCACACCGTGCCGAACCCGACCGGGCGCACCCCCGCCGCGCTGAACGCCGCGATCAAGGCGTCTCGGCACCCTGTCGTCGTACGCGTCGACGGGCACGGCATGCTCTCGCCGAACTACATCGCGACGGCCGTACGCCTCCTGGAGGAGACCGGCGCGCAGAACGTCGGCGGCATCATGCACGCCGAGGGCGAGAACGACTGGGAGCACGCGGTCGCCGCCGCGATGACCTCGAAGATCGGCGTCGGGAACGCCGCCTTCCACACGGGCGGCGAGGCGGGTCCCGCCGAGACCGTCTACCTCGGGGTCTTCCGGCGCGAGGCGCTGGAGCAACAGGGCGGCTACAACGAGGAGTTCATCCGCGCCCAGGACTGGGAGCTCAACTTCCGGATCCGGGAGGCGGGCGGGCTCATCTGGTTCTCGCCCGAGCTGAGGGTGTCGTACCGGCCCAGGCCTTCGGTGCGCGCCCTCGGCAAGCAGTACAAGGACTACGGGCGCTGGCGGCACGTCGTCGCCCGCTACCACGAGGGCTCCATCAACCTGCGCTACCTCGCCCCGCCGATCGCGGTGTGCGCGATCGCGGCGGGTGTGGTCGTGGGTGCTCTGGTGTCTCCCCTCGGCTTTGTGATCCCCGGCGGCTACCTCGCGGCGATCGCGCTCGGCTCGCTGCCCGCGGGCAAGGGGCTGCCGCTGAAGGCGCGCCTCCAGATCCCCGTTGCCCTCGCGACGATGCACATGTCCTGGGGCTTCGGCTTCCTCACCAGCCCGAAGACGCTGGCCAAGAAGGTCATCGCGTCCCGGCGCCCGGCGGTGCTCAGCTCCAACTGAGGTCTCTTGCATACGAGTTGGGCCCCTCTCCGCACGGAAGGGGGCCCAGTTTCGTCAGGAGCGCCGCCAGGTGAGGCCCAGGGAGCGCTACCAGGTGAAGTTCGGGTTGACGTGCATGCACGCGCTCGTGTCCGAGCCGTTGAGCGCGTCGGCCGACTCCGGCGTCTTGTCGTCGTCCTTGGCCGGCTTGTACGTCGTACCGTCACGCCAGTCGGCGCCGACGATCAGCGTCACCCCGGAGACGTCCGTGGACTTCTCCACCGAACGCGCCGGAATCCCGAGGGCCTTGGCGACCCGCAGGGCGTCGCCCTCGAAGTCGGCGCTCGGGTAGCGGATCACCGTCGTGTCCTCGGTGAGCGCGGACGCCGTGTCGGCCGTCGCCTGGGTGAAGCCCTTGCCGATGAGCAGCTGGGTCACGGTGCTCGCCCGCCCGGCGGCCGCGGCCAGCGTGGACGTCCGGGTGCCGTTCTGCACGATCACGCCGATCTTGTCGTCCTCCGCGGCCGGGTCGGACGAGGTCTTCTCCTTGGCGGTCTTCTTCTTGTCCTTGCCGTCCAGCGCGATGTCCTCGCGGACGAGCCGGAACAGCTTCGCCGCGTCCGTCGGCTTGGGCAGCACCCGGTTGCCGTCGGAGGAGTACACCCACGGCATGGTGGTCATGGTGATGCGATCCGTCGGGACCTTCTTCAGCTCCTTGCTGAGGTCGTAGAGCTGGGTCACCGAGCCCAGGCCCTCGTCGACGGTCAGCGCGCTGGTGGCCGTCTCGGCGAGCTTGCGCAGCTTGTTGGGGTTGCTGAGCGTGGCGTTCTCGCGCAGCTGGCGGACCATCGAGTTCATGTACATGTGCTGGGCCTCGGCCCGGCCGATGTCGCTGCCGTCCTCGAAGCCGTACCGCGTACGCAGCCACTGCAGGGCCTGCTTGCCCTGGATGGACGTCGTGCCCTTCTCCAGCCTCAGCCCCGAGCCGTGACCGTCGGAGGTGTGCGAGTAGATGTTGGCGTCCACGCAGACCGGGACGCCGCCGATGGCGTCCGCCATCGACACCACACCCGCGAAGTCGACCATCATGAAGTGGTCGATGTGGATATCGGTCAGCTTCTCCCACGTGGCGACCGTGCAGCCCGGGCCGCCGCGGCCCAGCGAGTCGTTCGTCATCACGAGCGACGTGCTCGCCGCGTAATCCTTGTCGGTGTCCGGGTCGGTGCACGTCGGTATCTGCAGGAGCGTGTCGCGCGGCATGCTGACCACCGACATGTTGGTGCGGTCCGCCGAGACGTGCAACAGCATCTGGACGTCCGCGCGGGGCGGCGCGCCGAAAGTGTCCTT
This genomic interval from Streptomyces dengpaensis contains the following:
- a CDS encoding 5-(carboxyamino)imidazole ribonucleotide synthase translates to MTFPVVGMVGGGQLARMTHESGIPLGIKFKLLSDTPQDSAAQVVGDVVIGDYRDLDTLRDFARGCDVITFDHEHVPIEHLRALEADGIPVRPGRDALVHAQDKGVMRAKLDEIGAPCPRHRIVGDPQDAAAFAAEGDGFPIVLKTVRGGYDGKGVWVIGSAEDPALAQPFRAGVPVLAEEKVDFVRELAANVVRSPHGQAVAYPVVESRQVDGVCDTVIAPAPDLAEELALRAEELALRIAKELGVVGHLAVELFETADGRILVNELAMRPHNSGHWTQDGAITSQFANHVRAVLDLPLGDPRPRARWTVMANVLGGDYPDMYSAYLHCMARDPQLKIHMYGKDVKPGRKVGHVNTYGDDLDDVLERARHAAGYLRGTITE
- the purE gene encoding 5-(carboxyamino)imidazole ribonucleotide mutase — protein: MSPVVGIVMGSDSDWPVMEAAAQALDEFEIPYEVDVVSAHRMPHEMIAYGEQAAERGLKAIIAGAGGAAHLPGMLASVTPLPVIGVPVPLKYLDGMDSLLSIVQMPAGVPVATVSVGGARNAGLLAARMLAAHDEELLGRMREFQQELNAQATEKGKRLRAKAEGAANGFGFGK
- a CDS encoding dipeptidase, translated to MPSLDEARALLADFPVVDGHNDLPWALREQVRYDLDARDIATDQSAHLHTDLARLRAGGVGAQYWSVYVRSDLPGAVTATLEQIDCVRQLIDRHPSYLRAALTAADMEAARAEGRIASLMGAEGGHSIDNSLAVLRRLYALGVRYMTLTHNDNIAWADSATDVPAVGGLSAFGREVVREMNREGMLVDLSHVAATTMRDALDTTAAPVIFSHSSSRAVCDHPRNIPDDVLERLPANGGVAMVTFVPKFVLQAAVDWTAAADENMRAHGFHHLDTTAGGMKVHRAFEEANPRPIATVATVADHLDHMREVAGVDHLGIGGDYDGTAFTPHGLDDVSGYPNLIAELLDRGWSRADLAKLTWQNAVRVLGAAEDVARDLQARRGPSNATREQLDG
- a CDS encoding dipeptidase codes for the protein MAELQDELHTTTEVGELDGPAAWPESEPPPAGTAEPELEGGAGADPLKRARALLTAHPVADGYSGLPWALRHLPWFDLELGERAVDTDVPRLREGHVGVLFWSLHLPEGLAGDRAVGATMEQLDLVKTVVHAHPEGLRMAYSTTGIADARNCGRVAVMLGPAGAAALGDSLGILRCLHTLGLRVLTLSGASWASEAGLTRFGEEMLREMNRVGMLADLSGTSEATISRVFAVSKAPVLFTRSAAWALRPHPANLPDEVLVELGAVKGLCLVPLTAEQTGPTVRDVADHLDHIRTLAGAQCVGLSGTYDSGAAHPQDLPDASCYPHLIAELLSRGWTETDLALLTWGNVQRILRGADFTARSLQQRRKPSLARIADLDG
- a CDS encoding VOC family protein yields the protein MALAKLGVVVLDCPDPRALAGFYAEVLGGTVSGEDDWIDLDTPGGHPLAFQAAPNHVPPRWPAPDASQQFHLDLTVDDLDTAEKAVLALGAKPLDTEDRSRSWRVYADPAGHPFCLCAC
- a CDS encoding CGNR zinc finger domain-containing protein; the encoded protein is MSERAPAPGGLALVEALVNTVDLESGADTLDTAEGRAVFGVAERDVADVRELRESLRAVCLAHAGHPPHREVTPLGELLARAPLYVAVDARDGSAALAPADDGPLLSRVATAVAEALTAGTWLRLKACELPECHWAYYDRSPAGRGRWCSMSVCGARVKMRRYRAK